The following are encoded together in the Daucus carota subsp. sativus chromosome 5, DH1 v3.0, whole genome shotgun sequence genome:
- the LOC108223349 gene encoding ubiquitin carboxyl-terminal hydrolase 5 isoform X1, translating to MKKSTITSNLSPEKERLAIRDISIATESLTKEGDLFYLLTHRWWHNWLDYVDGLEVAADNNGFTDFKRPSGINNYDLINRVTTKGSDVCAELRDGLVEGTDYILLPKAVWNQLHAWYGGGPALARKVISSGISQTELSVEVYPLRLQLHLIPKGDQSSIRISKKETVGELHKKACEIYGLTTEQTCIWDYFGHRKQSLMNDLDKSLDDVNIQMNQDILVEVIDSSGCTKPVHENGSGSNELTVFVDPSKASLSITGGLSKGHSRNSNSALSQFQNHTTTREVEKTHGQTGVSTRGSSGGLTGLHNLGNTCFMNSAIQCLVHTPEFATYFLDDYHQEINWHNPLGMVGELAVAFGDLLRKLWAPGRNSVAPRPFKAKLARFAPQFSGYNQHDSQELLAFLLDGLHEDLNRVKHKPYLNSRDADGRPDEEVADEYWSNHIARNNSIIVDVCQGQYKSTLVCPVCDKMSVTFDPFMYLSLPLQSTSTRTMTVTVFTCDGSALPAACTINVPKQGRCRDLIQALSNACSLKHNEKLLLAEIRNHLINRFLEEPLMSLSSIRDDDHLAAYKFPKFVKNFKFLQLIHRREEQDSGSSQQKEWKPYGTPLVSPISCEDTVTSGDIQSAVQTLLSPMLKVKTENVRHSDISNVSAPASDPPPAVNNSTGATNDCILADLKQECGNIKVITSQRLPLQLVDENNACIDLSIGEEKAFKIPSSSRAILVFIDWSHKLLDNYESTCLENLPDVKNGAVTKKTRNEPLSLYTCLEAFLREEPLVPEDMWYCPQCKERRQASKKLDLWRLPEVLVIHLKRFSYSRSMKHKLETFVNFPIYDFDLTNYVANKRNSRQQLYELYALTNHYGGMGSGHYTAYIKLLDENRWYNFDDTHISPINEDEVRSGAAYVLFYRRVKTDTASASSGAPVSAGHNNLSSQK from the exons atgaAGAAGAGTACGATTACGTCTAATTTATCGCCGGAGAAAGAAAGGCTTGCTATCAGAGACATCTCTATCGCCACCGAGTCTCTCACCAAAGAAGGCGATTTGTTTTATCTTCTCACTCACAG ATGGTGGCATAACTGGCTCGACTATGTGGACGGGCTCGAGGTAGCTGCGGACAATAATGGATTTACAGATTTTAAAAGACCCTCGGGTattaataattatgatttaattaatCGCGTAACTACAAAAGGTTCGGATGTGTGTGCTGAGCTCCGTGACGGGTTAGTAGAAGGGACTGATTATATATTGCTTCCAAAAGCAGTTTGGAATCAGTTACATGCATG GTATGGAGGGGGTCCTGCGCTGGCTCGTAAAGTCATAAGTTCCGGTATCTCTCAAACAGAATTGTCAGTGGAGGTATATCCTCTACGATTGCAATTACATTTGATTCCGAAAGGAGATCAGTCTTCCATCAGAATAAGCAAAAAG GAAACCGTTGGTGAGCTTCACAAAAAAGCGTGTGAGATATATGGTCTTACGACTGAGCAG ACTTGCATTTGGGATTACTTTGGCCATCGTAAGCAATCTTTAATGAATGACTTGGACAAATCTCTTGATGATGTCAACATTCAAATGAATCAGGAT ATTCTAGTTGAGGTCATTGACAGTAGTGGTTGCACAAAACCTGTTCACGAAAATGGATCTGGGAGTAATGAATTAACTGTGTTTGTGGACCCTTCTAAAGCAAGTTTGTCAATTACTGGAGGTTTGAGCAAGGGTCACTCTAGGAACTCTAATTCAGCTTTATCACAATTTCAGAATCATACTACAACTAGAGAAGTGGAGAAGACACATGGGCAGACTGGTGTTAGTACAAGGGGCTCTTCGGGGGGCCTTACTGGGTTGCATAATCTTGGAAATACATGCTTTATGAATAGTGCAATACAGTGCCTTGTTCACACACCAGAGTTTGCTACATACTTTCTGGATGATTACCATCAAGAAATAAACTGGCATAATCCTCTAGGCATGGTT GGTGAACTTGCTGTAGCTTTTGGTGACTTACTTCGGAAATTGTGGGCACCAGGACGAAATTCAGTCGCTCCTCGTCCATTTAAGGCAAAGCTTGCTCGCTTTGCCCCCCAATTTAGTGGATATAATCAGCATGATTCTCAG GAACTCCTTGCTTTTCTTTTGGATGGGCTTCATGAAGATCTGAACCGTGTAAAACACAAACCTTACCTCAATTCTAGAGATGCAGATGGTAGACCTGATGAAGAAGTTGCTGATGAGTATTGGTCAAATCACATTGCTCGTAATAATTCCATAATTGTGGATGTGTGCCAA GGCCAATACAAGTCAACGTTAGTTTGTCCTGTATGTGATAAAATGTCTGTTACTTTTGATCCCTTTATGTATCTTTCTCTGCCTCTCCAATCTACCTCAACACGAACAATGACGGTGACAGTTTTCACTTGTGACGGAAGTGCACTACCAGCTGCTTGCACTATTAATGTTCCAAAGCAGGGTCGCTGCAGGGACCTAATCCAGGCACTTAGCAATGCCTGTTCCTTAAAACATAATGAGAAGCTTTTACTTGCAGAG ATACGGAACCACCTGATTAATCGCTTCTTGGAGGAGCCTTTAATGTCATTGTCTTCCATCAGGGACGATGACCATCTTGCAGCTTACAAATTCCCGAAGTTCGTGAAAAACTTCAAATTTCTTCAACTGATCCACCGTCGGGAAGAACA GGATTCTGGTAGCTCCCAGCAAAAGGAGTGGAAACCTTATGGAACACCACTTGTTTCACCGATCTCTTGCGAGGATACTGTAACAAGTGGTGATATACAGTCAGCAGTTCAAACTTTGCTGTCTCctatgcttaaagtaaaaaccGAGAATGTGCGACATTCTGATATCTCGAACGTATCAGCACCAGCATCAGATCCACCTCCAGCTGTCAACAATTCTACTGGAGCTACAAATGATTGCATCTTGGCTGATTTGAAACAGGAATGTGGCAATATTAAGGTGATCACTTCACAAAGACTTCCTTTACAACTGGTTGATGAGAACAACGCATGCATTGATCTATCAATTGGAGAAGAGAAAGCCTTTAAAATCCCCTCATCCTCTAGAGCAATACTTGTTTTTATTGATTGGTCTCACAAGCTTTTGGATAACTATGAGAGCACTTGCCTAGAAAACTTGCCAGATGTCAAGAATGGTGCTGTAACTAAAAAAACTCGCAATGAGCCTCTTTCCCTGTATACTTGTCTGGAAGCTTTTCTGCGTGAAGAGCCTCTGGTACCTGAAGACATGTG GTACTGTCCTCAGTGCAAGGAACGTAGGCAAGCAAGTAAGAAACTTGATCTTTGGAGGCTTCCTGAAGTCCTTGTTATCCATCTTAAGAGATTTTCATATAGTAGATCAATGAAACATAAGCTGGAGACCTTTGTCAACTTCCCCATATATGACTTTGACTTGACAAATTATGTTGCCAACAAAAGGAATTCTAGACAACAACTGTATGAACTATATGCCTTAACCAATCACTATGGTGGCATGGGGAGTGGTCACTATACTGCGTATATCAAG CTCCTTGATGAAAATAGGTGGTACAACTTTGATGATACCCACATATCACCAATTAATGAGGACGAAGTACGGTCAGGCGCAGCATATGTCCTTTTTTACAGGAGGGTGAAGACTGACACTGCATCTGCAAGCAGTGGAGCACCAGTTTCCGCAGGTCACAACAACTTATCTTCTCAAAAATAG
- the LOC108223349 gene encoding ubiquitin carboxyl-terminal hydrolase 5 isoform X2 — MKKSTITSNLSPEKERLAIRDISIATESLTKEGDLFYLLTHRWWHNWLDYVDGLEVAADNNGFTDFKRPSGINNYDLINRVTTKGSDVCAELRDGLVEGTDYILLPKAVWNQLHAWYGGGPALARKVISSGISQTELSVEVYPLRLQLHLIPKGDQSSIRISKKETVGELHKKACEIYGLTTEQTCIWDYFGHRKQSLMNDLDKSLDDVNIQMNQDILVEVIDSSGCTKPVHENGSGSNELTVFVDPSKNHTTTREVEKTHGQTGVSTRGSSGGLTGLHNLGNTCFMNSAIQCLVHTPEFATYFLDDYHQEINWHNPLGMVGELAVAFGDLLRKLWAPGRNSVAPRPFKAKLARFAPQFSGYNQHDSQELLAFLLDGLHEDLNRVKHKPYLNSRDADGRPDEEVADEYWSNHIARNNSIIVDVCQGQYKSTLVCPVCDKMSVTFDPFMYLSLPLQSTSTRTMTVTVFTCDGSALPAACTINVPKQGRCRDLIQALSNACSLKHNEKLLLAEIRNHLINRFLEEPLMSLSSIRDDDHLAAYKFPKFVKNFKFLQLIHRREEQDSGSSQQKEWKPYGTPLVSPISCEDTVTSGDIQSAVQTLLSPMLKVKTENVRHSDISNVSAPASDPPPAVNNSTGATNDCILADLKQECGNIKVITSQRLPLQLVDENNACIDLSIGEEKAFKIPSSSRAILVFIDWSHKLLDNYESTCLENLPDVKNGAVTKKTRNEPLSLYTCLEAFLREEPLVPEDMWYCPQCKERRQASKKLDLWRLPEVLVIHLKRFSYSRSMKHKLETFVNFPIYDFDLTNYVANKRNSRQQLYELYALTNHYGGMGSGHYTAYIKLLDENRWYNFDDTHISPINEDEVRSGAAYVLFYRRVKTDTASASSGAPVSAGHNNLSSQK, encoded by the exons atgaAGAAGAGTACGATTACGTCTAATTTATCGCCGGAGAAAGAAAGGCTTGCTATCAGAGACATCTCTATCGCCACCGAGTCTCTCACCAAAGAAGGCGATTTGTTTTATCTTCTCACTCACAG ATGGTGGCATAACTGGCTCGACTATGTGGACGGGCTCGAGGTAGCTGCGGACAATAATGGATTTACAGATTTTAAAAGACCCTCGGGTattaataattatgatttaattaatCGCGTAACTACAAAAGGTTCGGATGTGTGTGCTGAGCTCCGTGACGGGTTAGTAGAAGGGACTGATTATATATTGCTTCCAAAAGCAGTTTGGAATCAGTTACATGCATG GTATGGAGGGGGTCCTGCGCTGGCTCGTAAAGTCATAAGTTCCGGTATCTCTCAAACAGAATTGTCAGTGGAGGTATATCCTCTACGATTGCAATTACATTTGATTCCGAAAGGAGATCAGTCTTCCATCAGAATAAGCAAAAAG GAAACCGTTGGTGAGCTTCACAAAAAAGCGTGTGAGATATATGGTCTTACGACTGAGCAG ACTTGCATTTGGGATTACTTTGGCCATCGTAAGCAATCTTTAATGAATGACTTGGACAAATCTCTTGATGATGTCAACATTCAAATGAATCAGGAT ATTCTAGTTGAGGTCATTGACAGTAGTGGTTGCACAAAACCTGTTCACGAAAATGGATCTGGGAGTAATGAATTAACTGTGTTTGTGGACCCTTCTAAA AATCATACTACAACTAGAGAAGTGGAGAAGACACATGGGCAGACTGGTGTTAGTACAAGGGGCTCTTCGGGGGGCCTTACTGGGTTGCATAATCTTGGAAATACATGCTTTATGAATAGTGCAATACAGTGCCTTGTTCACACACCAGAGTTTGCTACATACTTTCTGGATGATTACCATCAAGAAATAAACTGGCATAATCCTCTAGGCATGGTT GGTGAACTTGCTGTAGCTTTTGGTGACTTACTTCGGAAATTGTGGGCACCAGGACGAAATTCAGTCGCTCCTCGTCCATTTAAGGCAAAGCTTGCTCGCTTTGCCCCCCAATTTAGTGGATATAATCAGCATGATTCTCAG GAACTCCTTGCTTTTCTTTTGGATGGGCTTCATGAAGATCTGAACCGTGTAAAACACAAACCTTACCTCAATTCTAGAGATGCAGATGGTAGACCTGATGAAGAAGTTGCTGATGAGTATTGGTCAAATCACATTGCTCGTAATAATTCCATAATTGTGGATGTGTGCCAA GGCCAATACAAGTCAACGTTAGTTTGTCCTGTATGTGATAAAATGTCTGTTACTTTTGATCCCTTTATGTATCTTTCTCTGCCTCTCCAATCTACCTCAACACGAACAATGACGGTGACAGTTTTCACTTGTGACGGAAGTGCACTACCAGCTGCTTGCACTATTAATGTTCCAAAGCAGGGTCGCTGCAGGGACCTAATCCAGGCACTTAGCAATGCCTGTTCCTTAAAACATAATGAGAAGCTTTTACTTGCAGAG ATACGGAACCACCTGATTAATCGCTTCTTGGAGGAGCCTTTAATGTCATTGTCTTCCATCAGGGACGATGACCATCTTGCAGCTTACAAATTCCCGAAGTTCGTGAAAAACTTCAAATTTCTTCAACTGATCCACCGTCGGGAAGAACA GGATTCTGGTAGCTCCCAGCAAAAGGAGTGGAAACCTTATGGAACACCACTTGTTTCACCGATCTCTTGCGAGGATACTGTAACAAGTGGTGATATACAGTCAGCAGTTCAAACTTTGCTGTCTCctatgcttaaagtaaaaaccGAGAATGTGCGACATTCTGATATCTCGAACGTATCAGCACCAGCATCAGATCCACCTCCAGCTGTCAACAATTCTACTGGAGCTACAAATGATTGCATCTTGGCTGATTTGAAACAGGAATGTGGCAATATTAAGGTGATCACTTCACAAAGACTTCCTTTACAACTGGTTGATGAGAACAACGCATGCATTGATCTATCAATTGGAGAAGAGAAAGCCTTTAAAATCCCCTCATCCTCTAGAGCAATACTTGTTTTTATTGATTGGTCTCACAAGCTTTTGGATAACTATGAGAGCACTTGCCTAGAAAACTTGCCAGATGTCAAGAATGGTGCTGTAACTAAAAAAACTCGCAATGAGCCTCTTTCCCTGTATACTTGTCTGGAAGCTTTTCTGCGTGAAGAGCCTCTGGTACCTGAAGACATGTG GTACTGTCCTCAGTGCAAGGAACGTAGGCAAGCAAGTAAGAAACTTGATCTTTGGAGGCTTCCTGAAGTCCTTGTTATCCATCTTAAGAGATTTTCATATAGTAGATCAATGAAACATAAGCTGGAGACCTTTGTCAACTTCCCCATATATGACTTTGACTTGACAAATTATGTTGCCAACAAAAGGAATTCTAGACAACAACTGTATGAACTATATGCCTTAACCAATCACTATGGTGGCATGGGGAGTGGTCACTATACTGCGTATATCAAG CTCCTTGATGAAAATAGGTGGTACAACTTTGATGATACCCACATATCACCAATTAATGAGGACGAAGTACGGTCAGGCGCAGCATATGTCCTTTTTTACAGGAGGGTGAAGACTGACACTGCATCTGCAAGCAGTGGAGCACCAGTTTCCGCAGGTCACAACAACTTATCTTCTCAAAAATAG